A genomic segment from Luteolibacter ambystomatis encodes:
- a CDS encoding glycine-rich domain-containing protein — MILWSRLEAFPLDEPDAGHPFSARLAKEQGWTHAETARVLREYKRFLFLAAVAGHPVSPSEPVDHAWHLHLLYTRSYWQRLCREVLAFDLHHEPSQGGRDERMKFHDWYSRTLESYRFHFDEDPPADLWPAPGAKKSGGSGARWFEPARFWLVPKFWPFRRGGHSPFA, encoded by the coding sequence ATGATTTTGTGGAGCCGCTTGGAGGCCTTCCCCTTGGATGAGCCGGATGCGGGCCATCCTTTCTCCGCCCGCCTCGCGAAGGAGCAGGGCTGGACCCACGCCGAGACTGCACGGGTGCTTCGCGAATACAAGCGCTTCCTTTTTCTCGCGGCGGTTGCGGGTCATCCGGTGTCCCCCTCGGAGCCGGTGGATCATGCCTGGCATCTGCACCTGCTCTACACCCGCAGCTACTGGCAGCGGTTGTGCAGGGAGGTGCTGGCATTCGATCTTCATCACGAGCCGTCTCAGGGCGGCCGGGACGAGCGGATGAAGTTCCACGACTGGTACTCCCGCACGCTGGAAAGCTACCGTTTTCATTTCGACGAAGATCCCCCGGCCGATCTGTGGCCGGCACCCGGTGCGAAGAAGTCCGGTGGCAGCGGGGCGCGTTGGTTCGAGCCCGCGCGCTTCTGGCTGGTGCCGAAGTTCTGGCCGTTCCGGCGTGGCGGGCATTCGCCTTTTGCATGA
- the xseA gene encoding exodeoxyribonuclease VII large subunit, with protein MDDLFAKPKPAEPKALSVTQLLRRIKNVIEVQVGELWIEGEVSNLKKQASGHWYFSLKDEGAQIQCAMFGARKRQGHEALEDGAKVRVFAEASVYEARGQLQIIVQKAERAGLGDLQARFEALKRKLHAEGLFDAERKKPLPKFPRLVGIVTSDTGAAIRDILNVIERRAPWVQPVLMPVRVQGKGAEFEIARAIERMANPEQHGIPRCDVLIVGRGGGSIEDLWCFNEEIVARAIAASVIPIISAVGHEIDFTIADFVADLRAPTPSAAAELAVPDGAELIARLTQMGRRMNRQVLERLLTATRALDALKRGPLQRGGERLLREPSQRVDSLRARLDRVVAATLDAKAASFAEARANHRAHHPAKVLERRTERVAVLGKQLLRLVSEGIETRQRRLAHVAGLLRTLGPDSAFQRGFTITLDEQGHLIRSATTVVKGSMILTRFADGEVSSVVNHDTSP; from the coding sequence GTGGACGACTTGTTTGCCAAACCGAAACCTGCGGAGCCGAAGGCGCTTTCGGTCACGCAGTTGCTGCGGCGCATCAAGAACGTCATCGAAGTCCAGGTCGGCGAGCTGTGGATCGAGGGCGAGGTTTCCAATCTCAAAAAACAGGCCAGCGGCCATTGGTACTTCTCGCTGAAGGACGAGGGCGCGCAGATCCAGTGCGCGATGTTCGGCGCACGGAAGCGCCAGGGCCATGAAGCCTTGGAAGACGGAGCCAAGGTCCGCGTGTTCGCGGAGGCCAGCGTCTATGAAGCCCGCGGCCAGCTCCAGATCATCGTCCAGAAGGCGGAGCGAGCCGGACTCGGCGATCTCCAGGCCCGCTTCGAGGCCTTGAAGCGGAAGCTCCACGCCGAGGGCCTCTTCGATGCGGAGCGCAAGAAGCCGCTGCCGAAGTTTCCACGCCTCGTCGGCATCGTGACCTCCGACACCGGCGCGGCAATCCGCGATATTCTCAACGTCATCGAACGCCGCGCGCCATGGGTGCAGCCGGTGCTGATGCCCGTCCGCGTCCAGGGCAAGGGCGCGGAGTTTGAAATCGCCCGCGCCATCGAGCGCATGGCGAACCCGGAGCAACATGGCATTCCGCGCTGCGATGTGCTGATCGTGGGTCGCGGTGGCGGCTCGATCGAGGACCTATGGTGCTTCAATGAGGAAATCGTGGCCCGCGCCATCGCCGCCTCTGTGATTCCGATCATTTCGGCAGTCGGCCATGAGATCGATTTCACCATCGCCGATTTCGTGGCGGACCTGCGCGCGCCCACTCCCAGTGCCGCCGCCGAACTCGCCGTCCCGGATGGTGCGGAGCTCATCGCACGACTCACCCAGATGGGCCGCCGCATGAACCGTCAGGTCTTGGAACGGCTCCTGACCGCCACCCGCGCACTGGATGCTCTCAAGCGCGGTCCTCTCCAGCGTGGCGGCGAACGCCTGCTGCGCGAGCCCAGCCAGCGGGTCGATTCCCTGCGCGCGCGACTCGACCGTGTTGTCGCCGCAACATTGGATGCGAAGGCAGCGAGCTTCGCCGAAGCCCGTGCCAACCACCGCGCCCATCACCCGGCAAAGGTGCTGGAACGCCGGACCGAACGTGTCGCCGTACTCGGCAAGCAACTCCTCCGGCTGGTGAGCGAAGGCATCGAAACCCGCCAACGGCGGCTCGCCCACGTGGCGGGGCTGCTCCGAACCCTCGGCCCGGATTCCGCGTTCCAGAGAGGATTCACCATTACCCTTGATGAACAAGGGCATCTCATCCGCTCCGCCACAACGGTGGTGAAGGGAAGCATGATCCTCACCCGCTTTGCGGACGGCGAGGTTTCCAGCGTCGTGAACCACGACACCTCCCCATAA
- the sucC gene encoding ADP-forming succinate--CoA ligase subunit beta — MNIHEYQAKELFDRFQVPSPKGRVASTPEEAAAAAREFAGAQLVIKAQVHAGGRGKGHFKNGFKGGVHLIESPEQAAEFAEKMLNETLVTVQTGEAGRVVRKVMVAEAVDITHEYYLAILMDRATSRPVIVVSTEGGMSIEDVAHNTPEKIVRQFIHPVLGLQPYETRKLTAALGLTGDNAKQFAKLLSNLYKLFISCDCAMVEINPLVTTPDGRVLALDAKFGFDDNALYRHPDIVAMRDKEEEDPREVAASEYELNYIGLDGNIACLVNGAGLAMATMDIIKHYGGEPANFLDVGGGASKEQVTAAFKIILADPNVKGILINIFGGIMDCNVIAEGVIAAAKETGLPIPLVVRLEGNNVEKGKETLAASGLNIVSADTMADGAQKIVAAVS; from the coding sequence ATGAACATCCACGAGTACCAGGCGAAAGAACTTTTCGACCGTTTCCAGGTTCCCAGCCCCAAGGGCCGGGTGGCATCCACTCCCGAAGAAGCGGCGGCCGCCGCCCGGGAATTCGCAGGCGCCCAGCTTGTCATCAAGGCCCAGGTGCATGCCGGTGGCCGCGGCAAGGGCCATTTCAAGAATGGCTTCAAGGGTGGCGTCCACCTCATCGAGTCGCCGGAGCAGGCCGCCGAGTTCGCGGAGAAGATGCTCAATGAAACGCTCGTGACCGTGCAGACCGGCGAGGCCGGCCGCGTGGTCCGCAAGGTGATGGTGGCCGAGGCCGTGGACATCACCCACGAATACTACCTCGCGATCCTCATGGACCGCGCCACCTCCCGCCCGGTCATCGTGGTCTCCACCGAAGGTGGCATGAGCATCGAGGACGTGGCCCACAATACCCCGGAGAAGATCGTCCGCCAGTTCATCCACCCGGTGCTCGGTCTCCAGCCCTACGAAACGCGCAAGCTGACCGCCGCGCTCGGCCTGACCGGTGACAATGCCAAGCAGTTCGCGAAGCTCCTTTCCAATCTCTACAAGCTCTTCATCTCCTGCGACTGTGCGATGGTGGAGATCAACCCGCTGGTCACCACCCCGGATGGCCGCGTGCTGGCCCTCGATGCCAAGTTCGGCTTCGACGACAACGCGCTCTACCGCCACCCGGACATCGTCGCCATGCGCGACAAGGAAGAGGAAGACCCGCGCGAGGTCGCCGCTTCCGAGTATGAGCTCAACTACATCGGCCTCGATGGCAACATCGCCTGCCTCGTGAACGGCGCGGGCCTCGCGATGGCCACCATGGACATCATCAAGCACTACGGCGGCGAACCGGCCAACTTCCTCGACGTGGGTGGCGGCGCTTCCAAAGAGCAGGTCACCGCGGCCTTCAAGATCATCCTGGCCGACCCGAACGTGAAGGGCATTCTGATCAACATCTTCGGCGGCATCATGGACTGCAACGTCATCGCCGAGGGCGTGATCGCCGCGGCGAAAGAAACCGGCCTTCCCATCCCGCTCGTTGTCCGCCTCGAAGGCAACAACGTCGAGAAGGGCAAGGAAACCCTCGCCGCCAGCGGCCTGAACATCGTCTCCGCCGATACCATGGCGGATGGTGCGCAGAAGATCGTCGCCGCGGTCAGCTGA
- a CDS encoding VOC family protein yields MSGIGIKEAAFTGYPATDMSAARKFYGEILGLPEGMVFEHEGVVGWVEYSITGGHTLAITQANDQWQPSPNGGGLCFEVEDLDAAVANLDQQGVTIVLPVQEFPVCRLALIADPSGNTIALHQKKPNHPECSC; encoded by the coding sequence ATGAGCGGAATCGGAATCAAGGAAGCGGCCTTCACCGGCTACCCGGCCACGGATATGTCCGCAGCCCGGAAGTTCTACGGTGAAATCCTCGGACTGCCGGAAGGCATGGTCTTTGAACACGAGGGCGTCGTCGGCTGGGTGGAGTATTCCATCACGGGCGGCCATACCCTCGCGATCACCCAGGCCAATGACCAATGGCAGCCCAGCCCGAACGGCGGCGGCCTCTGCTTCGAAGTGGAGGACCTCGATGCCGCCGTGGCGAACCTGGACCAGCAGGGCGTGACCATCGTCCTCCCGGTCCAGGAATTCCCCGTCTGCCGCCTCGCCCTGATCGCCGATCCCTCCGGGAACACCATCGCGCTTCATCAGAAGAAGCCGAATCATCCCGAGTGCTCCTGCTGA
- the sucD gene encoding succinate--CoA ligase subunit alpha, which translates to MSILVDENTKLLVQGITGSFGARHASLSLAYGTKLVAGVTPGKGGQKFEDVVPIFDTVSQAVNETGATASAIFVPPPFAADAILEAADAGVELIVCITEGIPVMDMMRVKDALRGSKSRLIGPNCPGLVTPGRGEKSHGGCRIGIAPGYIHKRGNVGVVSRSGTLTYEAVWQLTQLGYGQSTCVGIGGDPINGTNHLDVLEMFNNDPETEAIIMIGEIGGSAEVDAARWAKENCKKPIAGFIAGATAPPGRRMGHAGAIVGGEEDTAQAKKRILAECGIAVAETPSDMAKTLLERWGK; encoded by the coding sequence ATGTCCATTCTCGTTGACGAAAACACCAAGCTCCTTGTCCAGGGGATCACCGGCAGCTTCGGCGCGCGCCACGCGTCGCTCTCGCTCGCCTACGGCACCAAGCTCGTGGCCGGCGTGACGCCGGGCAAGGGCGGCCAGAAGTTCGAGGACGTCGTGCCGATCTTCGACACCGTCTCGCAGGCCGTGAATGAAACCGGCGCGACCGCGTCCGCCATCTTCGTGCCGCCGCCATTCGCCGCCGATGCCATCCTCGAAGCCGCCGACGCCGGCGTGGAACTCATCGTCTGTATCACCGAAGGCATTCCGGTGATGGACATGATGCGCGTGAAGGACGCCCTGCGTGGCTCCAAGTCCCGCCTCATCGGCCCGAACTGCCCCGGTCTCGTGACCCCGGGCCGTGGCGAGAAATCGCACGGCGGCTGCCGCATCGGCATCGCTCCGGGCTACATCCACAAGCGCGGCAATGTGGGCGTGGTTTCCCGCTCCGGCACCCTCACCTATGAGGCCGTATGGCAGCTCACGCAGCTCGGCTACGGCCAGAGCACCTGCGTCGGCATCGGTGGTGACCCGATCAACGGCACCAACCACCTCGACGTGCTCGAGATGTTCAACAACGACCCGGAAACCGAAGCCATCATCATGATCGGCGAAATCGGTGGCTCGGCCGAAGTCGACGCCGCCCGCTGGGCCAAGGAGAACTGCAAAAAGCCGATCGCCGGTTTCATCGCCGGTGCCACCGCACCTCCGGGACGCCGCATGGGCCACGCCGGTGCGATCGTCGGCGGTGAGGAAGACACCGCGCAGGCCAAGAAGCGCATCCTCGCCGAGTGCGGCATCGCCGTCGCCGAGACCCCGAGCGACATGGCGAAGACCCTGCTCGAGCGCTGGGGCAAGTAA
- a CDS encoding ABC transporter permease has protein sequence MNFFHRIHALVLKELQSILGNPSSRALLLMPVLLQTLLFPFAATLDVTNASIAIYNRDSGVPATELVQRFAKSTAFTNVIPVTSQQQMTEEIETREALLAVSIPEDFSRDLAAGKGPQVQVLLDGRRSNSAQIAFGYLQGIVEGFTKDRMAATGQVQPSEVVSRYWFNENLVYRNFTLPNLVAVITTIGALVLTALSVAREREQGTFDQLLVSPLTPEMIMIGKAVPAMIVAFFQATIILCAAVFAYHVPFRGSLLLLYVGMFFYALSLVGVGLFISSLCSTQQQAFLGAFSFMMPAMMLSGFAAPVENMPHWLQIATWPNPVRHFVEIVKGVFLKDASVERVWSLILPLIIIGFGTMTLAAIMFRRKSA, from the coding sequence ATGAACTTCTTCCACCGCATCCATGCCCTTGTGCTCAAGGAACTCCAATCGATCCTTGGGAATCCCTCGAGCCGCGCCCTGCTGCTGATGCCGGTGTTGCTCCAAACGCTGCTGTTCCCTTTCGCCGCTACCCTGGATGTGACGAACGCCTCGATCGCGATCTACAACCGCGACTCCGGTGTTCCCGCGACGGAGCTGGTGCAGCGGTTCGCGAAATCCACCGCCTTCACGAATGTGATCCCTGTCACCAGCCAGCAACAGATGACGGAGGAGATCGAGACCCGTGAAGCCTTGCTCGCCGTGAGCATCCCGGAGGATTTCTCGCGTGATCTTGCGGCGGGTAAGGGGCCACAGGTCCAAGTATTGCTGGACGGACGTCGCTCGAATAGCGCGCAGATCGCTTTCGGTTACTTGCAAGGCATCGTGGAGGGCTTCACTAAGGATCGAATGGCTGCAACCGGACAGGTTCAACCGTCCGAAGTGGTGAGTCGTTATTGGTTCAACGAGAACCTGGTCTACCGGAACTTCACGCTGCCGAATCTGGTGGCCGTCATCACCACCATCGGCGCGCTGGTGCTAACCGCGCTCTCGGTCGCGCGAGAACGCGAACAGGGCACCTTCGACCAGTTGCTCGTATCACCGCTCACCCCGGAGATGATCATGATCGGGAAAGCCGTGCCCGCGATGATCGTGGCGTTCTTCCAAGCGACCATCATCCTCTGTGCTGCGGTATTCGCGTATCACGTGCCGTTCCGTGGCAGCCTGTTGCTTCTTTATGTGGGGATGTTTTTCTACGCGTTGTCTCTAGTGGGCGTCGGCCTGTTCATCTCCTCGCTGTGCAGCACGCAGCAGCAGGCCTTCCTCGGAGCGTTCTCCTTCATGATGCCGGCGATGATGCTCTCGGGCTTTGCCGCACCAGTGGAGAACATGCCGCACTGGCTCCAGATCGCCACCTGGCCGAACCCGGTGCGCCACTTCGTGGAAATCGTGAAGGGCGTGTTCCTGAAGGACGCGTCTGTGGAGCGCGTGTGGTCGCTGATCCTGCCGCTGATCATCATCGGCTTCGGCACGATGACCCTCGCTGCAATCATGTTCCGGCGGAAGTCGGCGTGA
- a CDS encoding ABC transporter permease produces the protein MNVLSFRRLRALCWKETLQIFRDPSSNLIAFVLPVVMLFIFGYGINLDVPKLRIGVLNEATGVEASGFDSAMMASPSLDVRHYRSRDAMSRDMTDSRIRGFVVIPQDFSRRLQSRSDTAPVQVVADGSEPNTAQFVTSIVSGVWQTWLRQNAADHGREVPEQVSLEPRYWFNPSAESRNFLIPGSITVIMTVIGALLTSLVVAREWERGTMEALLASPVTRTELLLSKIIPYYVLGMVSLLLCVAASRWVLHVPFRGSLLALFVVGSFFLLSVLGIGLAISTGTRNQFNAAQAALNAAFLPAMMLSGFIYEIASMPVFLRGVTHLIPARYFVSSIQTLFQAGTRWSLLLPDIGMLILSSIFFIGLTARLTRRRME, from the coding sequence ATGAACGTGCTCTCGTTCCGACGTCTGCGTGCGCTGTGCTGGAAGGAAACGCTCCAGATCTTCCGCGATCCCAGTAGTAATCTCATCGCCTTCGTGTTGCCGGTCGTCATGCTTTTCATCTTCGGCTATGGCATCAACCTTGATGTGCCGAAGCTGCGCATCGGGGTACTGAATGAGGCGACCGGTGTGGAGGCCAGTGGCTTCGATTCCGCGATGATGGCCTCGCCTTCGCTCGATGTGCGGCACTACCGGTCGCGTGATGCCATGAGCCGGGACATGACGGATTCCCGGATCCGCGGTTTCGTGGTGATCCCGCAGGATTTTTCGCGCCGCCTTCAGAGCCGTTCGGACACCGCGCCGGTGCAGGTGGTGGCGGATGGCTCGGAGCCGAACACGGCGCAGTTCGTCACCTCCATCGTGAGCGGCGTGTGGCAGACGTGGCTGCGGCAGAACGCCGCGGATCATGGACGGGAGGTGCCCGAGCAGGTCAGCCTGGAGCCGCGCTATTGGTTCAATCCTTCCGCGGAGAGCCGGAACTTTCTCATCCCGGGATCGATCACGGTCATCATGACGGTGATCGGCGCGCTGCTGACCTCGCTGGTGGTGGCGCGTGAATGGGAGCGCGGCACGATGGAGGCGTTGCTCGCTTCCCCGGTGACACGCACGGAGCTGCTGCTGAGCAAGATCATTCCCTACTACGTGCTCGGCATGGTTTCGCTGCTGTTGTGCGTGGCGGCTTCGCGATGGGTGCTGCACGTGCCGTTCCGTGGATCGCTGCTGGCCTTGTTCGTGGTCGGCTCGTTTTTCCTGCTGAGTGTGCTGGGCATTGGTCTCGCAATTTCGACCGGCACGCGCAACCAGTTCAATGCCGCGCAAGCCGCGCTGAATGCTGCGTTCCTCCCGGCGATGATGCTCTCCGGCTTTATCTACGAGATCGCCAGCATGCCGGTGTTCCTGCGCGGCGTGACGCATCTCATTCCCGCGCGTTACTTCGTGTCATCCATTCAGACCCTGTTCCAGGCGGGCACGCGCTGGAGCCTGCTGTTGCCGGACATCGGGATGCTGATCCTTTCCTCGATCTTCTTTATCGGGCTGACCGCGAGACTGACCCGGCGTCGCATGGAGTGA
- a CDS encoding ATP-binding cassette domain-containing protein: MSEVVVSFEGLVKTFPGMAAPALDAVSGEIRTGVITGLAGPDGAGKTTLLRLIAGLLEPKAGSVRTLGCDPIEDAAEIRGRVGYMPQKFGLYEDLTVIENLTLQADLRNVIGAEREEAFERLLTFTDLKRFTKRFAGKLSGGMKQKLGLACALLGKPDLLLLDEPGVGVDPISRKELWSMVEDLVNQGIAVVWSTAYLDEAELCGTTLVLNEGKMLFSGTPREIAEPLAGRCFHLKNLHEGKRRLLTKALSRPEVTDGTIQGHNLRLTFQKGSQPFDPREIGAGSEAEWAPVKPRFEDAFIDLLGGGPEGESILAKHTREIPRDGSTVIEAANLTKQFGDFKATNDVTFQVERGEIYGLLGPNGAGKSTTFKMMCGLLVPTNGTAKVVGLDLRHSAGKARQKLGYMAQKFSLYGSITVAQNLAFFSGIYGLSGKQQQERIADMVEIFHLKPFLNARTESLSLGYKQRLALACSVMHEPDILFLDEPTSGVDPVTRREFWTHINGLVERGVTVMVTTHFMDEAEYCDRIGLVFRGQLIANGTPDELKASVASEDDPDPSMEDAFIRLVTGKEET; encoded by the coding sequence ATGTCCGAGGTCGTGGTCAGCTTCGAGGGATTGGTGAAAACCTTTCCCGGCATGGCGGCTCCCGCATTGGATGCTGTCTCCGGTGAGATCCGTACCGGTGTGATCACCGGCCTCGCGGGTCCGGATGGCGCGGGCAAGACCACCTTGCTGCGCCTGATCGCCGGATTGCTCGAACCCAAGGCGGGCAGTGTGAGGACGCTCGGCTGCGATCCGATCGAAGACGCGGCGGAGATCCGTGGCCGTGTCGGCTACATGCCACAGAAGTTCGGTCTCTATGAGGATCTCACGGTGATCGAGAATCTCACGCTGCAGGCGGATCTGCGCAATGTGATCGGAGCGGAACGCGAGGAGGCGTTCGAGCGCCTGTTGACCTTCACCGACCTGAAGCGTTTCACCAAACGCTTCGCGGGCAAACTCTCCGGCGGCATGAAGCAGAAACTCGGTCTGGCCTGCGCGTTGTTGGGCAAGCCGGATCTGCTGTTGCTCGATGAACCCGGTGTGGGTGTCGATCCGATTTCCCGCAAGGAACTGTGGAGCATGGTTGAGGACCTCGTGAACCAGGGCATCGCGGTGGTATGGAGCACGGCGTATCTGGACGAGGCGGAACTGTGCGGAACCACGCTGGTGTTGAACGAAGGGAAGATGCTCTTCAGCGGCACACCGCGTGAAATCGCGGAACCGCTGGCGGGCCGCTGCTTCCATCTGAAGAATCTCCATGAAGGCAAGCGCCGTCTGCTCACCAAAGCCCTATCCCGACCGGAGGTCACGGATGGCACGATCCAAGGGCACAATTTGCGTCTGACTTTCCAAAAGGGATCACAACCATTCGATCCCCGGGAAATTGGCGCGGGCTCGGAAGCGGAATGGGCACCGGTGAAACCGCGCTTCGAGGATGCCTTCATCGACCTGCTCGGTGGAGGTCCGGAGGGCGAATCGATTCTGGCCAAGCACACGCGGGAGATTCCGCGCGATGGCAGCACGGTCATCGAGGCGGCGAACCTCACCAAGCAGTTCGGCGATTTCAAAGCCACCAATGATGTCACATTCCAGGTCGAACGTGGAGAGATTTACGGTCTTCTCGGTCCGAACGGTGCGGGCAAATCGACCACCTTCAAAATGATGTGCGGCCTGTTGGTGCCGACCAACGGCACGGCGAAAGTCGTCGGCTTGGATCTGCGTCACAGTGCGGGCAAGGCGCGGCAGAAGCTCGGTTACATGGCGCAGAAGTTCTCGCTCTATGGCAGCATCACCGTCGCGCAGAACCTTGCCTTCTTCTCCGGCATCTACGGGCTTTCCGGAAAGCAGCAGCAGGAGCGTATTGCGGACATGGTGGAGATCTTCCACCTGAAACCGTTCCTCAATGCCCGCACGGAATCGCTCTCGCTCGGCTACAAGCAGCGTCTCGCACTGGCGTGCTCGGTGATGCATGAGCCGGATATCCTGTTTCTCGATGAACCGACTTCGGGCGTCGATCCGGTGACGCGCCGCGAGTTCTGGACCCACATCAACGGGCTGGTGGAGCGCGGCGTGACGGTCATGGTCACCACCCACTTCATGGATGAGGCGGAGTATTGCGATCGCATCGGACTCGTATTCCGCGGCCAGCTCATCGCCAATGGCACGCCGGATGAATTGAAAGCCAGTGTGGCCAGCGAGGATGATCCCGATCCCTCGATGGAGGATGCCTTCATCCGCCTCGTCACCGGAAAGGAGGAGACATGA